A region of Microbacterium suwonense DNA encodes the following proteins:
- a CDS encoding acyl-CoA dehydrogenase family protein: MERDIYEEDHEAFRDLVKDFVKRYATNENIEKWDAAGEIDRETMLAAGEAGLIGLSVPEEFGGAGMLQDYRFRTIVMEEVIAAGAGSLAGAFGIQDDLAVPYLVHMGTQEQKEKWLPRMATGEVLGALAMTDPGAGSDLRGIKTNAKKVDGGYIVNGAKTFISSGTTADMVVTFVKTGEGNRPDAFSLLILEKGMEGFDQGKKLSKMGFHGWDTAELSFTDVFVPDENLISGKEGQGFIQLMMNLPLERLSIGVAAAAAAQAATDWTIAYTKDREAFGERIADFQNTRFRLADMVTTTEVMWAYVDRALLAYKDSKLTAEDAAKVKFWATEREWEVLDMGVQLHGGYGYIMEYPIARAFTDARVHRIYGGTNEIMRDLVGRQIAGKR, encoded by the coding sequence ATGGAACGCGACATCTACGAAGAAGACCACGAGGCCTTCCGTGATCTGGTCAAGGACTTCGTCAAGCGCTACGCCACCAACGAGAACATCGAGAAGTGGGATGCCGCAGGCGAGATCGACCGCGAGACCATGCTCGCCGCAGGCGAGGCGGGCCTGATCGGCCTGTCGGTGCCCGAGGAGTTCGGCGGCGCCGGCATGCTGCAGGACTACCGCTTCCGCACGATCGTGATGGAGGAGGTCATCGCCGCCGGAGCCGGTTCGCTGGCGGGCGCCTTCGGCATCCAGGACGACCTCGCCGTGCCGTACCTCGTGCACATGGGCACGCAGGAGCAGAAGGAGAAGTGGCTGCCGCGGATGGCCACCGGCGAGGTACTCGGTGCCCTGGCCATGACCGACCCCGGCGCCGGATCCGACCTGCGCGGCATCAAGACGAACGCGAAGAAGGTCGACGGCGGCTACATCGTCAACGGTGCCAAGACGTTCATCTCCTCGGGCACGACCGCCGACATGGTCGTCACCTTCGTCAAGACCGGCGAGGGCAACCGTCCCGACGCGTTCAGCCTGCTCATCCTCGAGAAGGGCATGGAGGGCTTCGACCAGGGCAAGAAGCTCAGCAAGATGGGCTTCCACGGCTGGGACACCGCCGAGCTCAGCTTCACCGATGTGTTCGTTCCCGATGAGAACCTGATCAGCGGCAAGGAGGGTCAGGGTTTCATCCAGCTGATGATGAACCTGCCCCTGGAGCGCCTGTCGATCGGCGTCGCCGCAGCCGCAGCCGCCCAGGCCGCGACCGACTGGACCATCGCCTACACGAAGGACCGTGAGGCCTTCGGCGAGCGCATCGCCGACTTCCAGAACACACGCTTCCGCCTGGCCGACATGGTCACCACCACCGAGGTGATGTGGGCGTACGTCGACCGCGCGCTGCTGGCGTACAAGGACAGCAAGCTCACCGCCGAGGACGCCGCGAAGGTCAAGTTCTGGGCGACCGAGCGCGAGTGGGAGGTGCTCGACATGGGCGTGCAGCTGCACGGCGGCTACGGCTACATCATGGAGTACCCGATCGCGCGCGCGTTCACCGATGCCCGCGTGCACCGTATCTACGGCGGCACCAACGAGATCATGCGCGACCTCGTCGGCCGGCAGATCGCAGGCAAGCGCTGA
- a CDS encoding ABC transporter permease subunit — protein sequence MREIQPGIPLVARALGATVPQAVFRMLLPEARSGLVYALTSAAISLLSYSTVLGVVGGGGIGDFAMRYGYQVYNDNLMYLVIVIIIVCVLAIQAVGHRTSVRLDHR from the coding sequence CTGCGCGAGATCCAGCCCGGCATCCCGCTGGTCGCGCGGGCACTGGGCGCGACGGTTCCGCAGGCGGTGTTCCGAATGCTGCTGCCCGAGGCGCGCTCGGGGCTGGTCTACGCGCTGACCTCTGCCGCGATCAGCCTGCTGTCGTACTCCACCGTGCTGGGCGTGGTGGGCGGCGGCGGCATCGGAGACTTCGCGATGCGCTATGGCTACCAGGTCTACAACGACAACCTGATGTACCTCGTCATCGTCATCATCATCGTGTGCGTGCTGGCCATCCAGGCCGTCGGCCACCGCACGTCCGTGCGACTGGATCATCGTTGA
- a CDS encoding M15 family metallopeptidase, whose translation MSATQSRHASRAPFAVTVALPIGVLFTAVASLATLLGVIATAPVEVELPAPAAALVLPDVEVTATPVLNPCADAEVQAALAAGDDEAVVKAFGGGGEFQAAVAIGNAPCIPLDDPAHEWVVVNKLRALTPIDFTPASVTPSNLRGTSRSVSMRPAAADALNRLADAARAAGAGVMGVNNAYRSYGLQKITYSSFVRSEGRAGADAGSARPGHSEHQTGLAVDVVACTPGCGGIGQFAGTAQSRWVAEHAWEFGFIVRYEDGATATTGYMPEPWHLRYIGVELARAYHQGGFHTLEDFFGLPPAPDYSE comes from the coding sequence ATGAGCGCCACGCAGTCCCGGCATGCGTCGCGTGCGCCGTTCGCCGTCACGGTCGCCCTGCCCATCGGCGTGCTGTTCACCGCGGTCGCGTCGTTGGCGACGCTGCTCGGCGTGATCGCGACTGCTCCGGTCGAGGTGGAGCTGCCCGCGCCGGCTGCCGCGCTGGTGCTCCCGGATGTCGAGGTCACGGCGACGCCTGTGCTGAATCCGTGCGCGGATGCCGAGGTGCAGGCCGCCCTCGCCGCGGGCGACGACGAGGCGGTGGTGAAGGCCTTCGGAGGCGGTGGCGAGTTCCAGGCGGCGGTCGCCATCGGCAATGCGCCGTGCATCCCCCTCGACGATCCGGCGCACGAATGGGTCGTGGTGAACAAGCTCAGGGCGCTGACGCCGATCGACTTCACCCCGGCATCCGTCACCCCGTCGAACCTGCGCGGCACCTCGCGGTCGGTCAGCATGCGTCCGGCGGCAGCGGACGCACTGAACCGGCTGGCAGACGCGGCGCGCGCGGCCGGTGCGGGGGTGATGGGCGTGAACAACGCCTACCGCTCCTATGGTCTGCAGAAGATCACCTACTCGTCCTTCGTGCGCTCCGAGGGCAGGGCAGGAGCCGATGCCGGGTCGGCGCGTCCCGGTCACAGCGAGCATCAGACCGGGCTGGCGGTCGACGTCGTCGCCTGCACTCCCGGCTGCGGCGGGATCGGACAGTTCGCGGGGACGGCACAGAGTCGGTGGGTGGCGGAGCACGCCTGGGAGTTCGGCTTCATCGTCCGCTACGAAGACGGTGCGACCGCTACGACCGGCTACATGCCCGAGCCGTGGCACCTGCGGTACATCGGTGTGGAGCTCGCCAGGGCGTATCACCAGGGCGGGTTCCACACGCTGGAGGACTTCTTCGGCCTCCCGCCCGCTCCCGACTACTCGGAGTGA
- a CDS encoding GNAT family N-acetyltransferase — protein MPDITVSRNDETSRYEIHFDGTLAGFAEFDRRPGEFRFTHTEIDHAFQGRGLAQQLAAEALADAATTGDTIAPYCPFIAKYLETHPLEGVEIRLPNQG, from the coding sequence ATGCCCGACATCACCGTCAGCCGCAACGATGAGACCTCGCGCTACGAGATCCATTTCGACGGCACGCTCGCCGGCTTTGCCGAGTTCGACCGGCGCCCGGGAGAGTTCCGGTTCACGCACACCGAGATCGACCATGCCTTCCAGGGGCGAGGACTTGCCCAGCAGCTCGCCGCCGAAGCGCTCGCGGATGCCGCGACGACCGGCGACACGATCGCGCCCTACTGCCCGTTCATCGCGAAGTACCTCGAGACGCATCCCCTCGAAGGCGTCGAGATCCGCCTGCCCAACCAGGGCTGA
- a CDS encoding MetQ/NlpA family ABC transporter substrate-binding protein: protein MRARRLGIIAAIGASVLLAGCSAPDTDSSDAVPAPQTLKVAAVQAPMTDVVKAAGEAIEGDYEVELVEVGDYITANTILNSGDVYANFSQHIPYMETFNEGNDGTLVGVQPVYNFLIAFYSKTLDDIADLPDGATVAIPDDPSNTGRALKLLAAHDVIALDPAVDPYDATVKDVVDNPKHVEFLQVPIASLNAAYEEADLVFQWPSHIIALGLTPQKDGLITELDDRFALNLVVQQKDADSAATAALKKAFTSDQVREVIEGNGTIQTAW, encoded by the coding sequence ATGCGCGCTCGTCGCCTCGGCATCATCGCCGCCATCGGAGCATCCGTCCTGCTGGCAGGGTGCAGTGCACCGGACACCGACAGCTCGGATGCCGTGCCCGCACCCCAGACGCTCAAGGTCGCCGCCGTGCAGGCGCCGATGACGGATGTCGTGAAGGCCGCCGGTGAGGCCATCGAGGGTGACTATGAGGTGGAGCTGGTCGAGGTGGGCGACTACATCACCGCCAACACGATCCTGAACTCCGGCGACGTGTATGCGAACTTCTCGCAGCACATCCCTTATATGGAGACCTTCAACGAGGGCAACGACGGCACGCTCGTCGGTGTGCAGCCGGTGTACAACTTCCTGATCGCGTTCTACTCCAAGACGCTGGACGACATCGCCGACCTGCCCGACGGCGCGACCGTCGCGATCCCCGACGACCCGTCGAACACCGGACGGGCGCTCAAGCTGCTCGCCGCGCACGATGTGATCGCACTGGACCCTGCGGTCGACCCCTACGACGCGACGGTGAAGGATGTCGTCGACAACCCCAAGCACGTCGAGTTCCTGCAGGTGCCGATCGCCTCGCTGAACGCCGCCTACGAGGAGGCCGACCTGGTCTTCCAGTGGCCCTCGCACATCATCGCGCTGGGGCTGACGCCGCAGAAGGACGGCCTGATCACCGAGCTCGACGATCGCTTCGCCCTCAACCTCGTCGTGCAGCAGAAGGATGCCGACAGTGCCGCGACGGCCGCGCTGAAGAAGGCGTTCACGAGCGATCAGGTGCGCGAGGTCATCGAGGGCAACGGCACCATCCAGACCGCCTGGTGA
- a CDS encoding aldose 1-epimerase family protein, with protein MTSPTGIQIHLRRGAVTAQIAQVGASLRQLSIDGVDIVPPYPADEPTPGASGVVLAPWPNRIRDGIWQDGETTRQLAITEPKFHNASHGLLRFTAYDIVEQSEDAVTLAATIVPQTGYPYLVQTSVRYALTDAGIDVTHTLTNGSADPAPVALGIHPYLTIGDAHPQDLVLKLPAETYFETDARMLPVGESPVSSGTDLREGRRLGDLQLDTGFANLRRDTDGFVRTTLTAPDGRTVTLQQGAGFGYVQVYTSTGYPGQSLVVAVEPMTAPADGFNSGRGVRRVARDESWTLEWGIRFS; from the coding sequence GTGACGTCCCCCACCGGCATTCAGATCCATCTGCGGCGCGGCGCCGTGACCGCGCAGATCGCTCAGGTCGGCGCCTCGCTGCGGCAGCTGAGCATCGACGGTGTCGACATCGTGCCGCCGTACCCCGCCGACGAGCCGACACCCGGCGCCTCGGGCGTGGTGCTCGCTCCGTGGCCGAACCGCATCCGCGACGGGATCTGGCAGGACGGCGAGACCACCCGCCAGCTCGCGATCACCGAGCCGAAGTTCCACAATGCCAGCCACGGGCTGCTGCGCTTCACCGCCTACGACATCGTCGAGCAGTCCGAGGATGCGGTGACGCTGGCGGCGACCATCGTCCCGCAGACCGGCTACCCGTACCTGGTGCAGACGAGCGTGCGCTACGCGCTGACGGATGCCGGGATCGACGTCACGCACACACTGACGAACGGCTCCGCCGACCCGGCACCCGTCGCGCTCGGCATCCACCCGTATCTCACGATCGGCGATGCCCACCCGCAGGACCTGGTGCTGAAGCTCCCCGCCGAGACCTACTTCGAGACCGATGCGCGGATGCTTCCCGTCGGTGAATCCCCGGTGTCATCGGGCACCGATCTGCGCGAGGGCCGGCGCCTGGGCGATCTGCAGCTCGACACCGGATTCGCGAATCTGCGCCGGGATACCGACGGATTCGTGCGCACCACGCTGACGGCGCCGGACGGCCGCACCGTCACCCTGCAGCAGGGCGCGGGATTCGGCTACGTGCAGGTGTACACCTCCACCGGCTACCCCGGGCAGTCGCTGGTCGTCGCCGTCGAGCCGATGACCGCCCCGGCCGATGGCTTCAACTCCGGCCGCGGCGTGCGCCGCGTGGCCCGCGACGAATCGTGGACGCTGGAGTGGGGCATCCGCTTCTCCTGA
- a CDS encoding ECF transporter S component translates to MPKNRVMSTRVLLICAAVGVATGLVSAGAGYLSIPVSAAAPVLYGLVLGSHVLPGIVAQSLLRTPGVALIAHVLAALISSAFAPAWVLRYIGTALLIGVVQEGITALGRYRYWGMGRFLVSAVIVGVLLAVPIGFAADVDKFAPWAFVLYLAMFIVGPVVWTFIGVRVGVALRRAGLVTRA, encoded by the coding sequence GTGCCGAAGAACCGTGTGATGTCGACCCGCGTGCTGCTGATCTGCGCCGCGGTCGGCGTGGCGACGGGGCTCGTCTCGGCGGGTGCCGGCTATCTCAGCATCCCGGTTTCGGCGGCCGCTCCGGTGCTCTACGGCCTGGTGCTCGGATCGCACGTGCTGCCCGGGATCGTCGCGCAGTCGCTGCTGCGCACCCCCGGCGTCGCACTCATCGCGCACGTGCTGGCCGCCCTCATCTCGAGCGCCTTCGCTCCGGCCTGGGTGCTGCGTTACATCGGCACGGCGCTGCTGATCGGCGTGGTGCAGGAGGGCATCACCGCCCTCGGCCGCTACCGCTACTGGGGCATGGGCCGGTTCCTGGTGTCGGCGGTGATCGTCGGCGTTCTTCTGGCCGTGCCGATCGGCTTCGCCGCCGACGTCGACAAGTTCGCGCCGTGGGCTTTCGTGCTCTATCTGGCGATGTTCATCGTGGGCCCGGTGGTGTGGACCTTCATCGGCGTGCGCGTGGGCGTCGCGTTGCGCCGGGCCGGCCTGGTCACTCGCGCCTGA
- a CDS encoding ribbon-helix-helix domain-containing protein — MSHSKISLSLSDADLAFLDAEALQGRYASRSAAVQDAVRMLRESRLADAYAEAYAEGYDEDWDTAIEDGIA; from the coding sequence ATGTCGCACAGCAAGATCAGTCTGAGTCTGAGCGATGCCGATCTCGCATTCCTCGACGCGGAGGCTCTGCAGGGCCGTTATGCGTCGAGGTCGGCCGCCGTTCAGGATGCGGTGCGGATGCTGCGCGAGAGTCGTCTTGCGGATGCCTATGCCGAGGCCTACGCAGAGGGCTATGACGAGGACTGGGACACGGCGATCGAGGACGGGATCGCATGA
- a CDS encoding acyl-CoA dehydrogenase family protein, with protein sequence MVDAAIRPTADTALADGARIDVARVNELLLGTWAHTRREAREMIKDPAFWRDDSLGKDEHRERVLTQLHLLVENSAVHRAFPKSFGGDEDNGGNIAGFEELVAADPSLQIKSGVQWGLFGGAVLQLGTEEHHRKWLPGIMDLSIPGAFAMTEIGHGSDVAAVGTTATYDPDAEEFVINTPFRAATKEFLGNAALHGIAATVFAQLITNGVNHGVHCFYVPLRDEDGNDLPGIGREDDGLKGGLNGIDNGRLSFDHVRIPRTNLLNRYGDVAVDGTYSSKIESPGRRFFTMLGTLVQGRVSLDGAASWASALGLHIAITYGSQRRQFDGADGEETVLLDYGKHQRRLLPRLATTYAQIFAHDEFLQKFDGVFSGRTDTPEDREDLETLAAALKPLSTWHALDTLQEAREACGGAGFMFENRLVGLRADLDVYVTFEGDNNVLLQLVGKRLLTDFAAQFKGKDAAALAKYAVGQTAGKVFHGAGLRALGQAVADLGSTARSVELGLREEQQHELLTERVQQMVADIAGRLRPAGKDKVLGEKLFNENQAELIEAARAHGELLQWEAFTDAVNAMEDESTRTVLTWLRDLFGLTLVEKHLAWHLINGRLSTQRAAAVSSYIDRLCLRLRPHALDLVGAFGYEPEHVRAPIASGIEQQRQDEARAHYAALEASGEAPVSEKALRAQRKRA encoded by the coding sequence ATGGTCGACGCAGCCATCCGCCCCACCGCCGACACCGCGCTCGCCGACGGCGCGCGCATCGACGTCGCCCGCGTCAACGAGCTGTTGCTGGGCACCTGGGCGCACACCCGCCGCGAGGCGCGCGAGATGATCAAGGATCCCGCGTTCTGGCGCGACGACAGCCTGGGCAAGGACGAGCACCGTGAGCGCGTGCTCACCCAGCTGCACCTGCTGGTGGAGAACAGCGCCGTGCATCGGGCGTTCCCGAAGAGCTTCGGCGGCGACGAGGACAACGGCGGGAACATCGCCGGCTTCGAGGAGCTCGTCGCCGCCGACCCGAGTCTGCAGATTAAATCGGGCGTGCAGTGGGGGCTGTTCGGCGGCGCGGTGCTGCAGCTGGGCACCGAGGAGCACCACCGGAAGTGGCTGCCCGGAATCATGGACCTCTCCATCCCCGGGGCCTTCGCCATGACCGAGATCGGTCACGGTTCCGACGTCGCCGCCGTCGGAACCACCGCGACGTACGACCCGGATGCCGAGGAGTTCGTCATCAACACGCCGTTCCGCGCGGCGACGAAGGAGTTCCTCGGCAACGCCGCGCTGCACGGCATCGCCGCGACGGTGTTCGCTCAGCTGATCACGAACGGTGTGAACCACGGCGTGCACTGCTTCTATGTGCCGCTGCGCGACGAGGACGGCAATGACCTGCCCGGCATCGGACGGGAGGACGACGGGCTCAAGGGCGGGCTGAACGGCATCGACAACGGCCGACTCAGCTTCGACCACGTGCGCATCCCGCGCACGAACCTGCTCAACCGCTACGGTGACGTCGCCGTCGACGGCACCTACTCCAGCAAGATCGAGAGCCCCGGCCGGCGCTTCTTCACCATGCTGGGCACGCTCGTGCAGGGGCGCGTCTCCCTCGACGGCGCCGCATCCTGGGCATCCGCTCTGGGCCTGCACATCGCGATCACCTACGGGTCGCAGCGCCGGCAGTTCGACGGCGCCGACGGCGAGGAGACCGTGCTGCTGGACTACGGCAAGCACCAGCGGCGCCTGCTGCCGCGACTGGCCACCACCTATGCGCAGATCTTCGCGCACGACGAGTTCCTGCAGAAGTTCGACGGCGTCTTCTCGGGCCGCACAGACACCCCCGAGGACCGCGAGGACCTCGAGACGCTCGCGGCCGCACTCAAGCCGCTGTCGACCTGGCATGCCCTCGACACCCTGCAGGAGGCGCGCGAGGCGTGCGGCGGCGCGGGCTTCATGTTCGAGAACCGGCTGGTCGGGCTGCGTGCCGATCTGGACGTCTACGTCACCTTCGAGGGCGACAACAACGTGCTGCTGCAGTTGGTCGGCAAGCGGCTGCTCACCGACTTCGCCGCGCAGTTCAAGGGCAAGGATGCCGCGGCGCTCGCCAAGTACGCCGTCGGGCAGACGGCCGGCAAGGTGTTCCACGGGGCGGGTCTGCGCGCTCTGGGGCAGGCCGTTGCGGATCTGGGATCCACCGCCCGCTCGGTCGAGCTGGGGCTGCGCGAGGAGCAGCAGCACGAGCTGCTCACCGAGCGCGTGCAGCAGATGGTCGCCGACATCGCCGGGCGGCTGCGCCCGGCCGGCAAGGACAAGGTGCTCGGCGAGAAGCTGTTCAACGAGAACCAGGCCGAGCTGATCGAGGCCGCCCGCGCGCACGGTGAGCTGCTGCAGTGGGAGGCGTTCACGGATGCGGTCAACGCGATGGAGGACGAGTCGACGCGCACGGTGCTCACCTGGCTGCGCGACCTGTTCGGGCTGACCCTGGTCGAGAAGCACCTGGCCTGGCACCTGATCAACGGGCGGCTGTCGACCCAGCGCGCCGCCGCGGTGTCGAGCTACATCGACCGGCTCTGCCTGCGGCTTCGTCCGCACGCCCTCGACCTGGTCGGCGCCTTCGGGTACGAGCCCGAGCACGTGCGCGCCCCCATCGCCAGCGGCATCGAGCAGCAGCGCCAGGATGAGGCCCGCGCGCACTACGCGGCGCTGGAGGCATCCGGCGAGGCGCCCGTCTCCGAGAAGGCGCTGCGCGCCCAGCGCAAGCGCGCCTGA
- a CDS encoding ECF transporter S component — translation MSDKTMTRRRRRVPTTLLLTCAAIGVAGGLLLAPANWLSTALLTLGMPVVSVAITGLWILPSVIALRLLQKPLVGLLVGIIAGLVIVPFSGYGFVSVYTNASWALFAELPFLIVLWRFWKTWQHYAGATVLGLVYPLFAWAFFDMGVQPVWAQILFFVSTLASCVGATALGILIADRLRAAGVGRR, via the coding sequence ATGTCCGACAAGACCATGACCCGGCGGCGCAGGCGCGTGCCGACCACGCTGCTGCTCACCTGCGCGGCGATCGGCGTGGCCGGCGGACTGCTGCTCGCCCCTGCGAACTGGCTGTCGACCGCTCTGCTGACGCTCGGGATGCCGGTCGTGTCGGTTGCGATCACCGGGCTGTGGATCCTGCCGTCGGTCATCGCGCTTCGCCTGCTGCAGAAGCCGCTCGTCGGCCTGCTCGTCGGCATCATCGCGGGTCTGGTGATCGTGCCGTTCTCGGGGTACGGGTTCGTGAGCGTCTACACGAACGCGTCGTGGGCGCTGTTCGCCGAGCTGCCGTTCCTGATCGTGCTGTGGCGATTCTGGAAGACCTGGCAGCACTACGCCGGAGCTACTGTGCTGGGCCTGGTCTATCCGCTGTTCGCCTGGGCGTTCTTCGACATGGGCGTGCAGCCGGTGTGGGCGCAGATCCTGTTCTTCGTGTCGACGCTGGCGAGCTGCGTGGGCGCGACAGCACTCGGCATCCTCATCGCCGATCGCCTGCGCGCCGCCGGGGTGGGGCGGCGCTGA
- a CDS encoding type II toxin-antitoxin system PemK/MazF family toxin codes for MISLLRRGQIVVVALDPAVGSEAKKTRPAVVVSNNTANAAAARSDRATVTVVPLTSNASRVLPFQVHLPAGETGLDRDTKAQAEQVRTVAVSRIVRPVGWVGSELMGALDEALRLHLALG; via the coding sequence ATGATCTCCCTGCTGCGGCGGGGGCAGATCGTCGTGGTGGCGTTGGACCCCGCCGTCGGCTCCGAGGCGAAGAAGACCCGACCGGCCGTGGTGGTGAGTAACAACACCGCGAATGCGGCGGCCGCACGCAGCGATCGCGCGACCGTCACCGTGGTCCCGCTCACCTCGAACGCATCGCGCGTGCTGCCCTTCCAAGTGCACCTCCCCGCCGGTGAGACCGGATTGGATCGTGACACGAAGGCCCAGGCGGAGCAGGTGCGCACGGTCGCGGTATCTCGCATCGTCCGCCCGGTGGGATGGGTCGGCTCTGAGCTGATGGGCGCACTCGACGAGGCGCTTCGTCTGCATCTCGCGCTCGGCTGA
- a CDS encoding ABC transporter ATP-binding protein encodes MRSSAPLLRVRDLSLTHVGATHPSPEGVSFDIDLGEVVLVLGPSGSGKSTMTLALNGLIPQAVPADLAGSVEVRGRDIADVPVAEVSSDVAMVFQDPDAQLVTGTLMDEVAFALENLLLPVAEVLSRAERALRRVGLWDRRHWNPDRLSGGGRQRLAIACAIAMGSSVIVLDEPTANLDPQGIDDVYDALAELVASGDHAVVLVEHNLDAAMRFATRTIVLDQRGRLVFDGPVDEILRGHTEELIAMGVWLPAATLAGWMLRERGILPIDAPLPLTADELAAAIPLAQHGAAAPEPSPSQDPRSPASVIRVRNLTVKRGRSEVLHGIDLDIPAGSLTAIVGANGAGKTTLIQSLAGVVPPPKGRVTIGDLDPGRASPRDLTARIGFVFQNPEHQFIAHTVFDELAHGLRLRGVSDADIADRVGEMLTRFGLEHKADVHPFLLSGGEKRRLSVGTALITRPGVLALDEPTFGQDRARADELLRLLGDLRTEGTTILIVTHDLQLVADHATHTVILADGRIHATGRTASLFATPGLFEGAGLRLPALHRALDPVLRGVLAEAAR; translated from the coding sequence GTGCGTTCATCCGCCCCTCTGCTTCGCGTGCGTGATCTCTCCCTCACGCACGTCGGCGCGACGCATCCGTCGCCCGAGGGTGTCAGCTTCGACATCGACCTGGGCGAGGTGGTCCTGGTGCTCGGGCCGAGCGGCTCGGGCAAGTCGACGATGACGCTGGCGCTGAACGGGCTCATCCCGCAGGCGGTTCCCGCCGACCTCGCCGGCAGCGTCGAGGTGAGGGGCCGCGACATCGCGGATGTCCCGGTGGCCGAGGTCAGCTCCGACGTGGCGATGGTCTTCCAGGACCCCGACGCGCAGCTCGTCACCGGCACGCTGATGGACGAGGTGGCCTTCGCTCTCGAGAACCTGCTGCTCCCCGTCGCCGAGGTGCTCTCGCGGGCGGAGCGCGCGCTGCGGCGCGTCGGCCTGTGGGATCGTCGGCATTGGAACCCCGACCGGCTCTCGGGCGGCGGGCGCCAGCGGCTCGCGATCGCCTGCGCCATCGCGATGGGCTCGTCGGTGATCGTGCTCGACGAGCCGACCGCCAACCTCGATCCGCAGGGCATCGACGACGTCTACGACGCCCTGGCCGAGCTGGTCGCCTCCGGCGATCACGCCGTCGTCCTCGTCGAGCACAACCTGGATGCCGCGATGCGCTTCGCCACCCGCACGATCGTCCTCGATCAGCGCGGCCGGCTCGTGTTCGACGGCCCTGTCGACGAGATACTGCGCGGACACACCGAGGAGCTCATCGCGATGGGCGTATGGCTCCCGGCGGCGACACTGGCGGGGTGGATGCTGCGCGAACGCGGAATCCTGCCGATCGATGCTCCCCTGCCGCTGACCGCTGACGAACTGGCGGCTGCGATCCCGCTCGCGCAGCACGGCGCAGCGGCACCCGAGCCATCACCATCGCAGGACCCGCGCTCCCCGGCATCCGTGATCCGTGTTCGGAACCTCACTGTGAAGCGCGGCAGGTCGGAGGTGCTGCACGGCATCGACCTCGACATCCCGGCCGGGTCGCTCACCGCCATCGTCGGCGCGAACGGCGCCGGCAAGACCACGCTCATCCAGTCGCTCGCCGGTGTCGTGCCGCCACCGAAGGGTCGGGTGACGATCGGCGATCTCGACCCCGGTCGCGCCTCTCCGCGTGATCTCACCGCTCGCATCGGCTTCGTGTTCCAGAACCCCGAGCATCAGTTCATCGCTCACACCGTCTTCGACGAGCTCGCGCACGGGTTACGGCTGCGCGGAGTGTCGGATGCCGACATCGCCGACCGCGTGGGCGAGATGCTCACCCGGTTCGGACTCGAGCACAAGGCCGACGTGCATCCGTTCCTGCTCTCCGGAGGTGAGAAGCGACGTCTGTCCGTGGGTACGGCGCTCATCACCCGTCCCGGCGTGCTGGCACTCGACGAGCCGACATTCGGCCAGGATCGCGCCCGCGCCGACGAGCTGCTGCGGCTGCTCGGCGACCTGCGGACTGAGGGGACGACGATCCTCATCGTCACGCATGATCTGCAGCTGGTCGCCGACCATGCGACCCACACGGTCATCCTCGCCGACGGCCGCATCCATGCGACCGGCCGGACGGCGTCGCTGTTCGCGACACCGGGTCTGTTCGAGGGCGCGGGACTGCGGCTTCCCGCGCTGCACCGTGCGCTGGATCCTGTGCTGCGCGGCGTCCTCGCCGAGGCGGCGCGATGA
- a CDS encoding OsmC family protein → MSARYRTEAINTTGGDGTSRVIGGMEVPVSSPLGADFDAAASNPEQLLALAWVTCLNATAQAIVRRERRTAVRVEVELHASDPGPGYEFHVDAHLSAEGLSLAETSELVTAAHSRCPVSKLIGGAATVHVHAEEYAG, encoded by the coding sequence ATGAGTGCCAGGTACCGGACGGAAGCGATCAACACCACCGGAGGCGACGGCACGAGTCGTGTGATCGGGGGCATGGAGGTTCCGGTCTCCTCACCGCTGGGCGCCGATTTCGACGCTGCGGCATCGAACCCCGAGCAGCTGCTGGCGCTGGCCTGGGTCACCTGTCTGAACGCGACCGCGCAGGCGATCGTGCGGCGCGAACGGCGCACCGCGGTACGTGTCGAGGTCGAGCTGCATGCATCCGATCCCGGCCCGGGATACGAGTTCCATGTCGACGCGCATCTCTCGGCCGAGGGCCTGTCGCTCGCCGAGACCTCCGAGCTGGTCACCGCCGCGCACTCCCGCTGCCCGGTGTCCAAGCTCATCGGTGGCGCCGCGACCGTGCATGTGCACGCCGAGGAGTACGCCGGCTGA